Below is a genomic region from Fusobacterium nucleatum.
ATACGATTGATAAAAACAGTATCAACTTGATACTTATATAGGTTTAAATACATAAAATTTCTTTTTGTTTCTTCCACTATCATTTTTTCTGGAATACAAACTAATCTAACACTACAAATTTCATTATTTTTTAAAAGTTCTTGTAGCTCTAAAAGTTTTTGATGAATAAGCTCTATTGTATCCATAGTTTTAACACTTGGAAGTATAACTTTGTATGCTAATTTTGAAATAGGAGAAAGAACACGAACAATTTTTTTCCCAACAGGAAAAAATTTTTCCATATACCATGCAAGAAGTTCTGGAAGTTTTAAAAGAGCAAGAGTTTCTCCTGTTGGTGCACAATCAACTAAAATATGTTCATATTGGTTAGTTTCATAGATTTCTTTAATTTTTAAAAGTGAAAAAAGGTTTTCAAAACCAGGTAAAGAAAAATTTTCATTTAGATTGGTGATCCCAATTCCACTTTTCCCCATTAAATTCAACATAGTATTTTTTACTTCTGGAAAAATTTCACGCTTCACTACATCTGAATCTAGTTCCAAAGCATCTAAATTTTCAGAAATTTTTGTAACTTTTGAACCAATTTGTATTTTAAAAATATCTCCTAAATTATGTGCTGTATCAGCACTAACTAATAAAGTTTTTTTACCACTTTTTGCAGAAGATAATGCATGTGCTGCTGCAACACTTGATTTACCAACTCCACCTTTTCCTGTAAAAATAATGATTCTAGTCATAATTTTTTCTCCTTTTTAAAATCCAATAAAATTGTATCATATTTTAACATAATAAGCAATATTTAAGATTTTTTAAATGTTTTTGATAAATAATTGTAATATATATGATTTTTTTATTGACAGTGAAAAACTATTACTTTATAATTATATTAGAAAGAAATTAAACATATTAAACATGAAATTAAACATTTAATTTAATTAATTAGTTTTTAAACTATATATAAGGAGATGATAGAATGAAGAGTATTACAGATGATTTGTATGAGAGCTTCAAAAAAAACTTGGAAAGTGTAAACGGAACCTGTATACGTACACCAAAAGCAGAACTGGGAAAAGTAATTACAGAATTGTTTAAAGAACATAAGATTGATTCAATATCTTTATTTGAATCCCCTATGTTAAAGGAAGCAGGAGTTGCTTCCTCTCTTCAACAAAATGGAATTACTGTACACACAGATCATATTCGCCTTCATGCAGAAACTGATAAGGGCGGACTATCAGAAGCACAACATGGAATTGCAGAACTTGGTACAATAGTACAGGAACAAGATGATGCAGATGGAAGAATGGTAGCTACAATGTCTGAATATTATATAGGAGTAGTAAAAGGTTCTACTGTTGTTCCCACTTATGATGATATGTTTGATATTTTAAGTGGAATGAAAAAAATTCCAAACTTTGTTGGTTTCATAACTGGTCCAAGCCGTACAGCAGATATTGAATGTGTAGGAACTGTTGGTGTTCATGGCCCAATTGATGTATCTATTGTAATTGTAGATGATGAATAGGTACAGTAAAAATTTTAGAAGTTAAGGATAATAGGAGGAACGATGGCTAGTGAAGATTTAAAAAAGGAGATACAATTTGCATTAGAAAATGCTACCCTTGGAAGAACACTTGGAAATTTTTGTAAAACATACCCTGCTAGAAGAGAAAAATCTTATGCTGGGGTTGATTTTCAAAAAACTAGAGAAAAAATTGCAGAAGTAAAATCTTATGCAGCAGAGCATATTGATGAAATGATAGCTGAATTCACAACTAATTGTGAAGCAAGAGGCGGGCATGTTTATCATGCTAAAAGTACAGAAGATGCAATGGAATGGATTCGTCAATTGGTAAAAGAAAAAGGAGTAAAAACAATTGTAAAATCAAAATCTATGGCTTCTGAAGAAATTAAGATGAATCATGTACTTACAGATGATGGTGTTTTGGTTCAAGAAACAGACCTTGGAGAATTTATAATTGCTTTGGAAGGAAATACTCCTGTGCATATGGTTATGCCAGCACTACACTTGAATAAAGAACAAGTAGCTGATCTTTTTACTGATTACACAAAAGTAAAAAATAACCCAATTATTTCAGAAGAAGTAAAGACAGCTAGAAGAGTGATGAGAGATAAATTTACTCATGCAGATATGGGAGTTTCTGGAGCAAATGTAGCAGTTGCAGAAACAGGAACTGTATTTACAATGACAAATGAAGGAAATGGGCGTATGGTAGGAACTTTACCTCCAATTCATTTATATGTTTTTGGAATTGAAAAGTTTGTAAAATCTTTGTCTGATGCTCGTTATATTTTTAAAGCATTACCTAGAAATGGAACAGCTCAAAGAATTACATCATATATTTCTATGTACACTGGAGCTTGTGAAGTAACAACTAATAAAGAAACAGATGAAAAATGTAAAAAAGATTTTTATTGTGTTATCTTAGATGATCCAGGCCGTAGAGAAATTTTAGCAGAACCAGAATTTCGTGAAATATTTAATTGTATTAGATGTGGAGCTTGTTTAGATGTTTGTCCTGCATTTGCTTTGGTAGGAGGACATGTTTATGGTTCTAATGTTTACACAGGTGGAATCGGAACAATGCTAACTCACTTTTTAGTATCAGAGGAAAGAGCTGCTGAAATTCAAAATATCTGTCTACAATGTGGAAGATGTAATGAAGTTTGTGGTGGAGGCTTACATATCTCTGATATGATTATGAAATTGCGTGAAAAGAATATGAAAGATAATCCAGATGCTTTAAAGAAATTTGCATTAGATGCTGTGTCAGATCGTAAATTATTCCATTCTATGCTTCGTATTGCTTCTGTTGCACAAGGAATGTTTACAAAGGGAGAACCTATGATTCGTCATCTACCAATGTTTTTATCTGGAATGACAAAAGGTAGAAGTTTCCCAGCAATCGCACAAGTGCCTTTAAGAGATTTTTTCCATACAATAAAACAAGATGTAAAAAATCCAAAAGGAACAGTAGCTATTTTTGCAGGATGTCTATTAGATTTTGTTTATACAGATCTTGCAAGAGCAGTAGTAGCAAATATGAATTCTATTGGATATAAAGTAGAAATGCCATTAGGACAAGCTTGTTGTGGATGTCCAGCAACAAATATGGGAGATACAGAAAATGCTAGAAAAGAAGCTGAAATTAATATCGACGGAATGGAATCTGAAAAATATGATTATGTTGTAAGTGCTTGTCCATCTTGTACACATCAATTACATCTGTATCCAACTTTCTTTGAAGAAGGAACAGAAATGCACAAAAGAGCAAAAGAATTAGCAGAGAAAACTTCTGATTTTTGTAAATTATTCTATGAACTTGGAGGAATGGCAGAAACTGGAGATGGAAAACCAATGAAAGTTACTTATCATGATTCTTGCCATTTAAAGAGAAGTTTAAAAGTTTCAAAAGAACAAAGAGAGTTATTAAAAAATACTAAAGGTGTTGAATTTGTAGAAATGAATGACTGTGACAACTGTTGTGGTTTTGGAGGTTCTTACAGTTTATTATATCCTGAAATTTCTGCTCCTATTTTGGAAAAGAAAATTCAAAATATTAAAGAGTCAGGTGCAGATGTCGTGGCTTTAGATTGTCCTGGATGCTTAATGCAAATCAAAGGTGGATTGGATGCCCGTGGAATTGATGATATAAAAGTAAAACATACAGCTGAAATTATTGCAGAGAAAAGGGGACTAATTTAATTGATAGAAATATTACTGAAAGAGTGGATAGAGCGGGTAAAATATTACATTCATTTAATTGCAGATTATTCCATAAAAGAAAGTCAAGTTGGAGCTGTTTTGGATGATGTTCTCAATTTATCAGGAAAGATGCTTCGCTCAAAACTTTTGTTATTATGTGCATTTTTAGGTATAAATTGGAAAAATAATAAAGAAAAAATTTGTAAACTAGCTGCAATGGTAGAACTAACTCATCTTGCTTCTTTGATACATGATGATATTGTAGATGATTCTCCTTACAGGAGAGGAAAAGTATCTATACAAGGAAAATATGGAAAAGATGCAGCAGTATTTGCAGGAGATTTCTTGATAGCTAGAATCTTTTACTATGGAGCTGTGGAAAATTTGAATGAAGCCGTTTCTATTTTATCAAAAACTGTGGAATATATGTGTATAGGCGAGATAGAACAAGATCTTTGTCGTTATCAAGAAGATATAAGTGAAAATAAATATTTTGAAAATATTGAAAGAAAGACAGCAGCACTTTTTCAAGCAGCTTGTTATATAGGTGCTAAAGAATCTGGTTGTTCAGAAGAAATTATTCAAAAATTAGAATTATTTGTAAAAAATTTAGGATTGATGTTTCAATTAAAAGATGACATTTTGGATTTTACTTCCAGTTCAAAAGAGTTAGGTAAGGAAACTCACAAGGATTTTCAAAATGGAATCTATACTTTTCCAGTGATTATGGCATTAAAAAATCCAAAAGCTCAAGAAGTTTTACTACCCATTATGAGGAAAAATAGAGAAGAAAAATTATCTCTTGCAGAAATTCTCCAATTACAAAATTATATTATTCAATTTGGTGGAATAGAAGCAAGTTATCAAAAAATTAAATATCTCTCTACAATTAACAGACAAATGATAAAAGAATTAGGAGAAAATTCAGAAATAACTCCTTACTTAGAGAAAATGTTGAATGATTTGGAAGTAAAAAAATGAAAAATAATCATCTCACAGTAAAACTAGCTCTCCAATTAGCAGCCCCTCATACTTGGATTGCTTCAATTGGACCTGTTCTTTTTGGAATATTATTCTGTAAATTAGAAAGATATCCTTTAAGCTTTTGGAAAAGTATTTTACTGATTTTTACTTGTATCTTTATGCAATCTTCTGTCAACACTTTTAATGATTATATGGATTATATCAAGGGTAATGACAGTAAAAAAGATTATGTAGAAGAAAGTGATGCAGTTTTAATCTATAATTCTATTAATCCTAAACAGGTTCTTATTCTTGGAATTATCTATTTAATCTTAGGTGCTATATTAGGGATAATTGCTTGTATACAAAGTGGATTTTTACCATTAGGAATCGGATGTATTGGCGGAATTGTTATTCTTCTATATTCAGGAGGACCTTTTCCAATTTCTTATCTTCCAATAGGAGAGATTGTTTCAGGTTTTGTAATGGGGATTCTAATTCCTTTAGGAGTGGCAGCAGTTTCTGATGGAAAATTGCATAATGAAATTTTACTGTATGCCTTTCCATTAATGATAGGAATTGCATTGATTATGATGACTAATAATGGATGTGATATTGAAAAAGATTTGCAGGCTAAACGCTATACTTTGGCAGTTCTTCTTGGAAGAAAAAATATAAAAAATCTTTATCATATCTTAATTGTAATATGGTTATTAGTAATAAGTGGTCTATCTATTTATCTGTTAGGAATGGTAGGCTATATCACTCCTGTACTTATTTTATTGGGATATAGATGTTTTAAGTTTCTTATAAAGTCTGAGTTGTTAGCTTGCAAAAGAATAGAACAAATGAAAAATATTGTAAAAGCAAATATTATTGTAAATGTAGCTTATTTTACTGCTATTTTAACAAAAATAATTATGGAACTGATGTAATATGAATAAAGAACAAAAATCAAAATTTGTCCATGAAGTATTTGAAAATATACATACTCAGTATGATAGTGCAAATAACAAAATTAGTTTTGGATTACAAAAGAATTGGAAACAGGAGTTAGTTGATAAAATTGTTGAAGAAACTCCTAAAAATAGTGACTTCTTAGATGTATGCTGTGGTACAGGAGATATTTCTATTTGGCTAGCAAAAAAAAGAGAAGATTTGAATATTGTTGGAGTAGATTTTTCTTCTGCAATGCTAAATGAAGCAGTAAAAAAAAGTAAAAATTTAGATATTGTCTGGAAAGAAGCAGATGCATTATACTTACCATTTAAAGATTGTACTTTTTCAGCTGTTGCTATTTCTTTTGGTTTAAGAAATACTGTAGATTATGAAAAAGTACTAAGTGAAATGATAAGAGTAGTTAAAAAAGATGGCTTTATATATTGCCTAGATTCTTTTGTTCCAGA
It encodes:
- a CDS encoding ArsA family ATPase, which translates into the protein MTRIIIFTGKGGVGKSSVAAAHALSSAKSGKKTLLVSADTAHNLGDIFKIQIGSKVTKISENLDALELDSDVVKREIFPEVKNTMLNLMGKSGIGITNLNENFSLPGFENLFSLLKIKEIYETNQYEHILVDCAPTGETLALLKLPELLAWYMEKFFPVGKKIVRVLSPISKLAYKVILPSVKTMDTIELIHQKLLELQELLKNNEICSVRLVCIPEKMIVEETKRNFMYLNLYKYQVDTVFINRIITDEIENPFMQKWKKIQSKYIKELEEVFFNVPVVKVPWYSKEIVGESGLELLCNTIENLPDLFSIKKVTQNEEYFPCEDGYLLKIQLPFVKEEELKIYHHEMDINIKINNVNRCIPLPNILRKSHIVDTKLENGNLYIHFQVEKKKEEKS
- a CDS encoding LutC/YkgG family protein, giving the protein MKSITDDLYESFKKNLESVNGTCIRTPKAELGKVITELFKEHKIDSISLFESPMLKEAGVASSLQQNGITVHTDHIRLHAETDKGGLSEAQHGIAELGTIVQEQDDADGRMVATMSEYYIGVVKGSTVVPTYDDMFDILSGMKKIPNFVGFITGPSRTADIECVGTVGVHGPIDVSIVIVDDE
- the ldhH gene encoding L-lactate dehydrogenase (quinone) large subunit LdhH gives rise to the protein MASEDLKKEIQFALENATLGRTLGNFCKTYPARREKSYAGVDFQKTREKIAEVKSYAAEHIDEMIAEFTTNCEARGGHVYHAKSTEDAMEWIRQLVKEKGVKTIVKSKSMASEEIKMNHVLTDDGVLVQETDLGEFIIALEGNTPVHMVMPALHLNKEQVADLFTDYTKVKNNPIISEEVKTARRVMRDKFTHADMGVSGANVAVAETGTVFTMTNEGNGRMVGTLPPIHLYVFGIEKFVKSLSDARYIFKALPRNGTAQRITSYISMYTGACEVTTNKETDEKCKKDFYCVILDDPGRREILAEPEFREIFNCIRCGACLDVCPAFALVGGHVYGSNVYTGGIGTMLTHFLVSEERAAEIQNICLQCGRCNEVCGGGLHISDMIMKLREKNMKDNPDALKKFALDAVSDRKLFHSMLRIASVAQGMFTKGEPMIRHLPMFLSGMTKGRSFPAIAQVPLRDFFHTIKQDVKNPKGTVAIFAGCLLDFVYTDLARAVVANMNSIGYKVEMPLGQACCGCPATNMGDTENARKEAEINIDGMESEKYDYVVSACPSCTHQLHLYPTFFEEGTEMHKRAKELAEKTSDFCKLFYELGGMAETGDGKPMKVTYHDSCHLKRSLKVSKEQRELLKNTKGVEFVEMNDCDNCCGFGGSYSLLYPEISAPILEKKIQNIKESGADVVALDCPGCLMQIKGGLDARGIDDIKVKHTAEIIAEKRGLI
- a CDS encoding polyprenyl synthetase family protein, which produces MIEILLKEWIERVKYYIHLIADYSIKESQVGAVLDDVLNLSGKMLRSKLLLLCAFLGINWKNNKEKICKLAAMVELTHLASLIHDDIVDDSPYRRGKVSIQGKYGKDAAVFAGDFLIARIFYYGAVENLNEAVSILSKTVEYMCIGEIEQDLCRYQEDISENKYFENIERKTAALFQAACYIGAKESGCSEEIIQKLELFVKNLGLMFQLKDDILDFTSSSKELGKETHKDFQNGIYTFPVIMALKNPKAQEVLLPIMRKNREEKLSLAEILQLQNYIIQFGGIEASYQKIKYLSTINRQMIKELGENSEITPYLEKMLNDLEVKK
- a CDS encoding prenyltransferase — translated: MKNNHLTVKLALQLAAPHTWIASIGPVLFGILFCKLERYPLSFWKSILLIFTCIFMQSSVNTFNDYMDYIKGNDSKKDYVEESDAVLIYNSINPKQVLILGIIYLILGAILGIIACIQSGFLPLGIGCIGGIVILLYSGGPFPISYLPIGEIVSGFVMGILIPLGVAAVSDGKLHNEILLYAFPLMIGIALIMMTNNGCDIEKDLQAKRYTLAVLLGRKNIKNLYHILIVIWLLVISGLSIYLLGMVGYITPVLILLGYRCFKFLIKSELLACKRIEQMKNIVKANIIVNVAYFTAILTKIIMELM
- a CDS encoding ubiquinone/menaquinone biosynthesis methyltransferase, which produces MNKEQKSKFVHEVFENIHTQYDSANNKISFGLQKNWKQELVDKIVEETPKNSDFLDVCCGTGDISIWLAKKREDLNIVGVDFSSAMLNEAVKKSKNLDIVWKEADALYLPFKDCTFSAVAISFGLRNTVDYEKVLSEMIRVVKKDGFIYCLDSFVPDCLWIQPFYKIYFKYIMPLFGGGKKYYKEYVWLYESTQQFLKKKELILLYEKLGLKEIKHHSKMFGVCVMIQGKK